TCGTCCGTCACTGGGCGTCGGCCAACGAGTTTCCCCTCCTGGTGTTCGGCCAACCGGAAGAGGTGGAGGCCATCGTGCTGCGCGGGCATCCCTGTCTCCTGTTCGTCGATGGGAACGGGGCCCGGCCCGAGGGGGTGAGCCTGGTCCGGCGGCTCAAGAGCGATGCCTTCACCGCCATTGTCCCGGTGACCGTCCTCGCGGCCGACCACCATCCCGAGCAGGTCCAGTCCTGGTTCGGGGCCGGATCGGACGAGGTGATCACCGGCATCTTCTCGCCGGCCGAGCAACGGGCTCGGCTCGATGCGATGCTGGTCCGGACCGAGCGCGACGTCTCGGTACATCCCTCGACCCGCCTCCCCGGGACCACCGAGATCGAGCGCGAGATCCGTCGCCGGCTGGAGTCGACCCAGGACTTCGCGGTCTGCTATGCCGACCTGGATCACTTCAAGGAGTTCAACGACCGCTACAGCTATTATGACGGCGATCGGGTGATCTATCTGCTCTCCCGCATCCTCCACGACGTGGTCAAAGGACTGCTCGGCCCCAAGGGATTCGTGGGACATATCGGGGGTGATGACTTCATCTTCGTCGTTCCCGCGGCGGAGATCAGTCCGGTCTGCAGCGAGATCCTCGACGTCTTCGACACCCTGATCCCGCTGCAGTACAACGAGCAGGACCGACGCGCCGGCTATTTCTTCGGCAAGGACCGCCGGGGCCAGCTCCACCGGGTCCCGCTCATGACGCTCTCGATCGGCATCGTCACCAACCGGCACCGCCGATTTGCACATCCGGCCCAGGTCAGCGAGCTTGCCACCGAGATGAAGAGCTACGCGAAGACATTGCCCGGCTCGGTCTTCGTGGTCGACCGTCGCCAGGGAACCAACGGCGAGGAGCGGCCCGGATCGGAATTCAGGGAGCAGCCGTGAGGATCACCAGATGAACGTGACCTGTCCCAATTGTGCGACGGTCTACCGGGTAGACCCGGTCAAAGTCCCCGATGCGGGCGTTCGGGCGCGGTGTACCGTGTGCAGCGCGGTGTTCGCGGTCCGCAGGGATTCCGCGCCGACGCCGGCGGCCAGCCAGGCAGGCACTCAGCGCGCAGCGCCGGCCCCGGCGCCACCGCCACCCCCGGTTCCTTCGGCCCCGCCGGCCGCCCCCGCGCCAGTGAGCTCCGCCGCACCCTCGGTACCCGCGCCGCCGCGCGTCGCTTCCCCGGCGCCGGCTCCCGCCCCCGCGACGGCGCCAGCGTCAGCGAGCGCGCCAGCGTCAGCGACGGCGCCACCCGCTGGGTCGCGCTCGCCCAATCTGCCGCCGCGCGCGGTGCCCAGCGCGTCCAAGCCGGCCGTCTCCTCCCGGCCAGCCGCCCCGGGCGGTCCAGCCGCTCCCGTGATGCGACCGCCGGAGCCATCTGCCGCGCCTGCCCGGTCAGCCTCGGCGCCCCCGGCTCCTTCTGCAGCCACGCCTCCTTCGCCGGCCGCTCCGCCCCAGCCGGCCACGGCGGCTCCGGCCGCCCGACCCGCTTCTTCGGGCCGTCCGGTGAATCCGTTCCTTTCCCAGGATCCGGCCCTCAAAGCCCGGCGGCTCGCCCGGGCGCTGATCTCGGACATGGTGGTCTACCATCCGGTGAAGCGGCAGGAGGGCCTGCGCGACGGGACCCTCAAACAGTTGTTCGAGGACGAGATCAAGAAGAGCTGGGAGGAATATTCCGATCAGGTCGGCCGTGACGTGGCGGAGTCCACCGGCTACTTCAAGGAAGCGCTGAACGAGATCCTCGCCGGCGGTCGCCAGATCTTCTGAGCGCCGCTATATTTCTGTTCCCCGAGCCGTTCCTCCGCCCCCTGGCGGACGAGCGGCTCGCTCGTTGGCGGCTCGCTCGTTAGCCGGCTTGCCGGTCGGCACCGGTCCTCGGTCCTCATTCCATGGAGTAGACGGCATGTCCGAACTGGTGGAAAATCTCGCGGAGCTGCATCGCCGGGTCACCGAGCTCCGAGACTTTCTTTGACCTGCCAGGCAAAGCGGAGCGCCTGAAGGCGCTCGAGGCCCAGCAGGCGGAGGCCGGGTTCTGGTCCAACGCCGACGCCGCCCGGAGCTCAGTGCAGGAGCTCAAGGCGCTGAAGGCGTGGGTGACGCCGTACGAAGAGCTGGATCAGAGCCTCCAGGGCGCATTGGAGATGGCGCAGCTGCTCGAGCTGGAGCCCGACGAGGGGATGCAGGCCGAGGTCGGCCGCGAGGCCGAGACGCTCGCCCAGCGGGTCGAGGCGTTCCAGCTGCAGGCGATGCTGCAGGGGCCGGACGACCGTCGCGACGCCCTCCTCACGATCCATCCGGGGGCGGGCGGCACCGAGTCCCAGGACTGGGCCGAGATGCTCATGCGGATGTACGTCCGGTGGGCGGAGCGGCACGGGTTTCAGGTGGCGATCCTCGATCTGCTGCCCGGCGAAGAGGCCGGGATCAAATCGGTCTCCATCGAAATCAAGGGCGAGTACGCCTACGGCTACCTCAAAGCGGAGAAGGGGGTGCATCGCCTGGTCCGGATCTCACCCTACGATTCGCAGGCCCGCCGGCATACCTCTTTCGCCTCGGTGTTCGTGTATCCCGACATCGACGACACCATCGAGATCGACCTCCGGGAGGAGGACATCAAGATGGACGTCTTCCGTGCCTCGGGGGCGGGCGGGCAGCACGTCAACAAGACGTCCTCCGCCGTGCGGCTCACCCACCTGCCCACCGGCGTCGTGGTCTCCTGCCAGCAGGAGCGGAGCCAGACCAAGAACCGCGCCACCGCCATGAAGATGTTGCGAGCCGCTATCTACCAGAAGAAGTTGGAGGAGCAGGAGGCCGCCAGGGCGGTGGTCGAGGCCACCAAGACGGACAACTCCTGGGGGAACCAGATCCGCTCCTACGTCTTCCAGCCGTACACCATGGTGAACGATCACCGAACCGAAGTGAAGATCGGTGACGTACAACGGGTGATGGACGGCGACCTGGACACCTTCATCCAGGCGTATCTCAAGCGGTTCGGAGGCAAGGCGGCGTGAGCGAGGAGATCGATCGGTCGGTCCCGGAGGAAGCCCGCCGCACCAAGCGGGCGGCGCTGGAGGCGTCGGGAGTGCCCGCCTTCGCCTACCGCTTCGATCGCTCCCACCTGGCGGCGGAGGCGCTGGCCCTCTATCAGGACGCGATGGGCGACGAGGGACCCGCCGTGTCCGTCGCCGGGCGGATCGTGGCGCTCCGGTCTCAGGGCAAGACCACGTTTCTCCACCTGGAGGACGGCTCCGGTCGGATGCAGATCTACCTCCGGAGCGATCAGCTCGGTGACTGCTATGGGCTGCTCGAGCGGCTGGACCTGGACGACCATGTCGGAGTGAGCGGCCATCTGTTCCGCACCAAAAAGGGCGAGATCACCGTCCGCGCCGCCACGCTTACCCTGCTGGCCAAGTCGCTCCGTCCACTCCCGAGGGGGAAGACCCAGGTGGGGCCCGAGGGCGCTGTCACCTTTGGAGCCCTGCAGGACCCCGAGGTGCGCTACCGCCAGCGATACGCCGACCTGGCGGTGCACCCGGAGGTCCGCGCCGTCTTCATCCAGCGGGCTGAGGCCATCCGCTTCCTCCGGCGGTTGCTCGACGAGCGGGGATTTCTCGAGGTGGAGACCCCAATCCTGCAGCCCCTGTACGGTGGGGCGGCTGCGCGGCCCTTCATGACCCGGCACAACGCGCTCGACATGCCGCTCTATCTCCGGATTGCCGACGAGCTGTACCTCAAGCGGCTGCTGGTGGGCGGACTGGAGCGGGTGTACGAGATCGGGCACGACTTCCGCAATGAGGGTATGGACCGGACCCACAATCCCGAGTTCACGATGTTGGAGGCCTACCAGGCCTACGCCGACTACACCGACATGATGGAGCTCACCGAGGCCATGGTGGCGGGCGCGGTCGAGCACTGCACCGGGACCCGGGTGCTGGAGCGCTGGGGCACCACGCTGGACTTCAGCCGTCCGTTCGCCCGGGTACAGTTCATCGACGCAGTCCGGGAGCGCTGCGGGTTGGATCTCCGCACCGCCGGCGAGGAGGAGATGCGGAGCGTGCTGCTCCGGGCAGGTGCCGAGCCCGACGCCGTGGCCCTCTTGTCCGGGGGACGCCTGCAGGACGAGGTCTTCAAGACCGTGGCCGAGCCGTATCTGGTCCAGCCCACTTTCGTGATGGACTACCCCAAAGCGCTCTCGCCGCTGGCCAAGGAGCACCGCCGGGACCCATCGCTCACCGAGCGCTTCGAGCTGTTCGTGAACGGCCGGGAGCTGGCCAATGCCTTCAGCGAGCTCAACGATCCGGACGACCAGCGGCGCCGCTTCGAGGAGCAAGGCCGGCAACGCACCGCCGGCGACGAGGAGGCTCACAGCTTCGATGCCGACTACATCCGCGCCCTGGAGTACGGCATGCCGCCTGCTGGCGGCGTCGGCCTGGGCGTCGACCGGCTGATGATGACCATCGCCGGCCAGGCCTCGATCCGCGACGTCATTCTGTTCCCCGCGATGCGGCCGGAGGGCTAAATGGCGGCGTCGGCGGCGGGCGAGCGGGCGGATCTCCGGGCCATCTTCCGTTGGCCGTCCCGGCTGGAGTGGCGAATCGCGCAACGCTACCTGAGGAGCCGGCGCAGCTCCCGGGTGGCGTCACTCAACACCATCATCTCCACCGGCGGGGTGGCCGTCGGCGTCATGGCGCTGATCGTCGTGCTGGGGGTCATGAACGGGCTGCGCGACGATCTGCGCGAGCGCATTCTGGTGGCCAACCCGCACCTCCGCGTGCTCACCTTCGGCGCCGGACTCCGGCTGGATGACTGGCGTCGCGTCCTGCTGCAGGTACGGAAACAGCCGGGGGTGGTGGCCGCCGCGCCCGAGGTCATCAGTCAGGCGGGCATCACGGCGGGCCAGGACTACGGCGAAGGCGTGAACCTGGTCGGATTCGACCCGGACACCGGGACTCGATCGGTCACCTCCTTGCCGCAGTCGATCGTCAAGGGAGACCTGTCGTTTCGTGCGACCAAGCCGGGAACCGACGGCGGGATCCTGCTGGGCAGCCGGTTGGCGGCCCGGCTGTCGGTGTACCCAGGCGACGTCGTGACCCTGGTCCCCGTCACCCAGGCCAAGGTCAACCCCGCCATCGGCATGGCAGTGCCGCGATTCTGGAAGTTCGAGGTCAGTGGGCTGTTCCAGACCGGAATGTTTCAGTACGACAACCAGTTCGTGGTGATCTCGAGAGAGGTTGCCCAGCGCTTCACCGGGCTGGGGGACGCGGTCTCGGGCATCGCGGTGCGGGTGGTGGATCCCGATCGCGCCCCCGAGATCGGCGCGGCGATCGAGAAGCGCCTCGGCTACCCGTATCGGGTGCTCGATTGGCAGACCCAGAATGTCAGCCTGTTCAGCGCCCTCCAGCTCGAGAAGCTGGCCATGGGACTGATTATCTTCTTCATCATGGTGGTGGCGGCGTTCAACATCGTCGGCACCCTGATCATGGTGGTGGCCGATAAGACGCGGGAGATCGGCATCCTCCGCGCTATGGGGCTCACCTCGCCGGCCGTGGCCCGCGTCTTCCTGCTGCAGGGCGCCGTCATCGGTGTGATCGGTACAGCGATCGGTCTGGTGGTAGGCCTGACGGTTTCATACGTGGTGGACAAGTCGGGATGGGTCCGGATCAATCCAGCCGTGTACTTCATCGATCACCTGCCGGTTCACGTCGAGGCGACGGACGCGCTGATCGTGGTGGTCGCGAGCCTGGCGATCGCGCTGCTCGCGACCGTGTATCCCTCGCGCTCCGCGGCCGGCCTCACGCCGGTCGATGCGATCCGGCACGAATGAGCGCGATCCTCGAGGCCACGGACTTGAGAAAGGTCTACCAGGGTGGAGACGGCACTCCCATCCAGGTGCTGACCGGCGTCGACCTGGCGGTGAGCCGGGGCGAGTTCGTCGCCATCGTGGGGGCTAGCGGATCGGGGAAGAGCACGCTGCTGCACCTGCTCGGTGCCCTGGACGTGCCCACGGGTGGCAGCGTGCGGCTCGACGGCCAGGTCTACGCGGAGCAGAGTCCGGCCCAGCTCGCGGCCATTCGGAACCGGAAAGTGGGATTCGTGTTCCAGTTCCATCACCTGTTGCGGGAGTTCACGGCGCTGGAGAACGTGATGATGCCGCTCCTGATCGCGGGCGAGGACGAGAGTCGCGCGCGCTCCCGGGCGGAGGAGCTGCTGGCGGCAGTCGGCCTGGCCGGGAGAATGTCGCACCGGCCTTCGGCGCTCTCCGGCGGGGAGCAGCAGCGCGCGGCCGTGGCCCGGGCGCTGGCCGCCGATCCGCTGGTGGTGCTCGCCGACGAGCCGTCCGGCAACCTGGACTACGGCAACAGCGAGCGGCTGCACGAGCTCTTCGCCCGGCTCTCCCGGGAATTCGAAACCGCCCTCGTGGTGGTCACCCACAACCGCCTGCTGGCCGGCCGGGCCGACCGGGTGCTGTCGCTCGAGGGTGGCCGGCTGGTGCCGCTCTCCGGCGTGGAGTCGATGCCCTGATGTCCTGCGACCAATGCCGCGAGCGCGAGGCGGTGATCCACCTGACCCAGATCGTGAACGAGCAGGTGACGACGCTGCACCTCTGCGAGCGGTGTGCGGCGGAGAAGGGCGTGGACAGCCCCGGGGCCGTGGCCAAGACGCCGCTGGGAAGCTTCCTCGCGGCCATGGGCAAGGAGCTTCCGGAGCAGTCCCCCGCGCCCCGCTCCAGCGACACCTGCGCGACCTGCGGCGGCTCGCTGCAGGACTTCCGGGAGAGCGGCCGGCTCGGCTGCCCCGACTGCTACCGCTCGTTCGAGGTGCCGCTGCGCGACCTGCTCCGGCGGCTGCACGGGTCCACCCACCACATGGGGGAGCGCTACGCCGAGCGGGGTGAGGTCAGGTCCAACGGCCGGGAGAAGGCGGCCGAGCTCAGGGAACAGCTGCGGGTGGCGGTGGAAAGCGAGAACTTCGAGCTCGCCGCCGAGCTGCGGGATCGTCTGAGGGTGATGGAATGATCGATCTGAGCCTCTTGACCGACGGTGGCGTGGGCTGGCTCGATGCCAGCGGCCCCTCCAGCCATCTGGTGCTGTCGACCCGGATCCGTCTCGCCCGGAATCTCACCGGCCACATTTTTCAGGTCCGGAACTCGGAGACCGAGCGGGAGGAGATCCTCGATTCCGTCGAGCGGGCGGCCAGGGAAACCGTGGCGCTTCGGGGGGCCACCAAGTTCCGGCTCGACCGGATGGACCGGATCGACCGCCAGCTGCTGCACGAGCGGCATCTGGTGAGCAAGGAGCTGGCGGGCCTCGACGCCGAGGGGCGCGCCCGGTCCGGCGCGTCCGTGCTGGTCCAGGACCGGCTCGGCGTGATGCTGAACGAGGAGGATCACCTGCGCCTCCAGGGGCTCCACTCCGGCTTCGCGCTGGAGCAGACCTACGCCGAAGTCGACCGGCTCGACGCCGAACTGGGACAACGACTTGCATTCGCATTTCATGCGGAATTCGGTTATCTTACCTCGTGTCCGACCAACGTCGGGACGGGCCTCCGGGCCTCGGTGCTGATCCACCTGCCCGGGCTGGTGCTCACCAAGGAAATCTCAAAGGTGTTGCAGGGACTCGCGCAGGTCGGGCTGACCTTCCGCGGTCTCTATGGCGAGGGGAGCGAAGTCGTCGGCAACTTTTTTCAGTTGTCGAATCAGACGACGCTCGGTAGCTCGGAGCACGAGCTGCTGGACCACCTCGGCAAGATGGTCCGTCAGGTCATGGACTACGAGGAGCAGGCTCGCCAGGTGCTGTTGCGCGACGCGCCGGCCATCATCGAAGACAAGGTCTGGCGGGCCTACGGACTCCTCCGCTACGCGCGGTCGCTATCGTTCGAGGAGGCGATGAACTTGCTGAGTGGCGTACGGCTCGGCGTGGGGGTGAAGCTGATCCCCGACGTCGGGATGTACACGCTCAACAAGCTCCTGATCTATACCCAGCCGGCGCACCTCGCCGTGGCCGAAGGGGTGGCGCCGGATGAATCGGACCTGCCGGTCCGGCGGGCACGGTTCGTGCGAAAAGTGTTGGAATCCGAAGTAGGGCGCCGTGGATGAGCCGCGACGACGGCCTTCGGAGCAACGTAGGGTACCGCGATGAACGGCTACAATTTTACTGATCGTGTCCGCAAGGTCCTGCAGATGGCCCGCGAAGAGGCGGCCCGGCTGCATCACGAATACGTCGGCACCGAGCACATTCTCCTCGGCCTGATCCGCGAAGGCGAGGGCGTGGCGGCGGCTGTCCTCACCAACCTGAACGTCGACCTCGAGGATATTCAGCAGAAGATCGAGGAGACGGTCAAGAAGGGAAAAGCGGCGGCCGCTGCCGGTCCCGACCTTCCGTACACCTCCCGGGCCAAGAAGGTGCTCGAACTCGCCATGACCGAGGCGCGCGAGCTGAACCACTCCTACGTCGGCACCGAGCACCTGCTGCTCGGGCTCTTGCGCGAGGAGAAGGGAATCGCCGCCCAGGTCCTCACCGATGCCGGCGTCAATCTCGAGCAGTCCCGCGCCGAAACGCTGCGGCTCCTGGGGAGTGACATGCCCCAGACCTCGGCCAGCGGCAGCTCGTCCGGACAGCCCGCCTCCGCGCCCAAGTCGGAGAAGAAGTCCAAGACCCCGGCGCTCGATCATTTCTGCCGCGATCTCACTCAGCTCGCCGCCGAGGGCCAGCTCGACCCGACCATCGGCCGGGCCAAGGAAATCGAGCGGGTGATGGAGATCCTGGCGCGCCGGAAGAAGAACAATCCGGTGCTCATCGGCGAGCCTGGCGTCGGCAAGACGGCCATCGTCGAAGGACTCGCGCTTCTCATCGCCAACGGGCTCTGCCCCGACGTGCTGCGCGATCACCGGGTGCTCTCGCTCGACATGGCCGCGGTCATCGCGGGCACCAAGTACCGGGGTCAGTTCGAGGAGCGACTCAAGGCGGTCATGAACGAGATCGCCCAGAACAAGCAGATCATCCTGTTCATCGATGAGCTGCACACCCTGGTGGGCGCCGGCGCCGCCGAAGGCGCCATCGACGCGTCCAACATGCTCAAGCCCGCGCTCGCGCGGGGCGAGCTGCAGTGCGTCGGGGCCTCCACGCTCAACGAGTACCGGAAGTACATCGAGAAGGACGGCGCGTTGGAGCGGCGCTTCCAGACCGTCGTGGTGGAGCCACCCACGGTGGAGGAGACCGTCGAGATCCTCAAGGGCTTGAGGAAGAAGTACGAGGATCACCACCGGATCAGCATTCCCGACGGCACCCTCGAGGCCGCCGCCGAGCTGTCGGAGCGCTACATCACCGACCGCTTCCTGCCGGACAAGGCGATCGACGTCATCGACGAGGCCGGCGCGCGCGCCCGGCTGGCGTCTCAGGTGCCGCCGGCCGAGGTGGCCGAGCTCAAGGCCGCCCTGGAGAAAGTCAACCTCCAGAAGGAGGATGCGGTTCGCGACCAGAACTTCGAGCGCGCCGCGTCGCTGCGTGATCAGGAGCGGGACCTGCAGAACCAGATCCGCCTCAAGAACGAGGAGTGGGAACGTGAGCGGCAGACCCGCCGCCCGCTGATCGACGAGGAGGCCATCGCTTTCATCGTCTCGCGCTGGACCGGGATTCCGGTCACCCGCCTGCAGGAGGCGGAGGCCTCCAGGCTGATGCGGATGGAAGACGAGATTCACGGGTCCGTGGTGGGGCAGGACGAGGCCATCAAGGCCGTCTCCCGCGCCATCCGCCGGTCCCGCGCCGGGCTCAAGGACCCCAACCGGCCGATCGGCTCGTTCATCTTCTCCGGCCCCACCGGGGTCGGCAAGACCGAGCTGGCCCGCGCGCTGGCCAAGTTCCTGTTCGCCGACGCCCAGGCCCTCATCCGGGTGGACATGTCGGAGTACATGGAGAAGTTCTCCGTCTCCCGGCTGATCGGCGCCCCTCCGGGTTATGTGGGCTACGAGGATTCGGGCACTCTGACCAAGGCTGTGCGGCGGAAGCCCTACTCCGTCGTCCTTCTGGACGAGATCGAGAAGGCGCACCCGGATGTGTTCAACATCCTGCTCCAGGTGCTGGATGAGGGCCACCTCACGGACAACTACGGGCGGATGATCGACTTCAAGAACACGGTCGTGATCATGACCTCCAACGTGGGGGCCCGGGACATCATGCAGGGCAAGACTCTCGGTTTCCACGGCGGGGATGTGAAGGGCAACTTCGAGAAGATGCAGGAGACGGTGAAAGAGGAGATGAACAAGGTCTTCAACCCGGAGTTCTTGAACCGGTTGGACGACGTCATCGTCTTTCACCCGCTGGACAAGGACCACATCGCGCAGATCGTCACCATCCTGCTCCGCGAGGTGCAGCGGCGGCTGGGCGACGAGGTCAAGCTCACGCCCGCAGCGGTCGACTTCCTGGTCGAGAAGGGCTACGACCAGAACTTCGGCGCCCGGCCTCTCAAGCGCTCCATTCAGCGCTACATCGAGGATCCCCTCAGCGAGAAGATCCTGATGGGAGACTTCGGCCGGGGCGACGAGATCGAGGTGGATGTGGCGCCCGACGGCGAGCGGTTGGCCTTCCGGGCGCTGACCGGCACCCGGGCCTAGGGCGCCACGCCGGGCTCCTTCGGGGGCCCGGCGTGCTCACCCCCCACCCACTCGTGATGCACCGCTTCCCTCTCATCTTCGCCGCCGTCGCCTCCGTCCTGGGAGCGCCGGCGGCGCTTCGCGCACAGGAGGAGACCCCGCCCGCGGTCGACAGCATCGCGGTCGAGGGAAACGTGCGCTTGAGCGCCGCCCAGATCGTCGGCACCTCCGGCATCATCGTTCACCAACCCACCAACTACCGCGACATTCAGCGGGCCATCACGGCCCTCTTTCGGACCGGGCAGTTCGATGACGTTCTGGTGGAGCAGCGCGCGGCCGGTGATCGGCTGGTGCTTGCCATCAAGGTCAAAGAGCGTCCCGTGCTGGAGAGGTGGGCAGTTCGCGGCGTGCGCAAACTCCCGGAGAACGAGGTCAAGGGGCGGGTCAAGCTCACCGAGAAGCGGCCGGTCGACCGCAATGCGGTGGAGCAGTCCCGGGCCGCCATCGACTCGCTGTACAAGCACGACGGCTACTACGCGGCGGAGGTGAAGGCGCTGGAGCTGGCGCAGGCCGGCGGAGCCGTGCGGATCGTCTTCGACGTGAACGAGGGCGAGCGGGTGGCGATCAGCCAGGTCGAGGTCGACGGCAACAAGCGCTTCGGCGACAAGGCCGTGGTCAAGCACATGGCCACCAAGCCGGAAGGGTTCTGGTGGTTCCAGAAGGGAGAGTACGACGAGCGGAAGGTGGATCAGGACGTGCGCGAGCGGCTCCCGCGCTGGTACGCCGACCAGGGATTCGTCGACTTCCAGGTGACCCACGACTCCCTGGTGGCGGACTCGGCGGGCGGCAAGGCCGTGCTCAAGCTCAGCGTGGACGAGGGGCAGGCGTATCACGTCGGCACCTTCGACATCGAGGGCAACCGCCGGTTCTCCTCGGAGGAGCTGCAGGCATTCTATCCCTTCGGGCCCATAGGACTCAGCGGCGCTCCGGTGGGAGGGCCTCGGCCGTTCAGCCGCTCGGAATGGGAGGACGCCACCCAGAAGGTGGCGACCGCCTATGCCAACAACGGCTACATCTACGCCCATGTCGAACCGGTGGAGACCAAGCGCACCGGGCCCGACGGAACCCCCATCATCGACTTGCGCTGGAGTATTCGGGAAGGATCGCCCGCCACGATCAACAAGGTGGAGATCGTGGGCAACGACGTGACCCACGAGCGGGTCATCCGGGAGGCGATCGTGATGCTCCCTGGCGATCTCTTCAGCCAGGAGCGCCTGATCCGGTCCTACCAGAACATCTCCAACCTGGGATTCTTCCAGCAGCCGCTGCCCAATCCCGACGTCAAGCCGTCCGCCAACGGCGTCGATGTGGACATCGTCTTCCGGGTCGAGGAGCGCCGGACCGGCAACATCAATTTCGGCGCATCGCTGGGGCAGGGCACCGGAGTCGGAGGGTTCCTCGGACTGGAGGAGCCGAACCTGTTCGGCCGCGGCAAGCGCGGCAAGCTCCAGTGGCAGTTCGGCAAGAACATCAACGACTTCACCCTGAGCTATACCGATCCGGCCATCCGGGAGAGTCGAATCTCCGGCACGGTCTCGCTGTTCGATTCCCGCGCCCGGTTCACCGTGGGTGACCTCGGACGCCGGAAGCAGACCGGGGGCAGCCTGCAGCTCGGGTTCCCCTTCTTCGGCTCCCGCTACACCCGGCTGTTCACCTCGTACTCCTACCAGCGGGTGCGATACACCGAGGGATCGGCCGACCTGCGGGCCCGCTTCAGTTGCAGCGCCTGCAGCCGCTCCACCATCGGCAGCAGCATCCTGCGCGACACCCGGGTCGGCCTGCCGTTCGCGACCGGCGGCTCACTGGCGAACGTCAGCGGCGAGCTCAACGGCGGCTTTCTGGGCGGCACCGGCGACTACCGGAAGGTGGACCTCGAGGGCAAGTGGTATGCACCCCTTGGCACCCTGGGCGGGGGCGGGCAACTCGGCGCCGGGGTACAGTTCGTGCTTGGGCTCAGCATGAAGTCGGGATTCATCTTTGGCGACGCGGGCCCGTTCTTCACCGAGCTCTATTCGCTGGGCGGCGTGCAGTACGGCATCCCGCTCCGCGGCTACGATGAGTTCTCCATCACCCCCAACGGGTTCGACCCCGGGGCCAGCGGCAACCAGGCGAGCGCGGACGCGTTCGGCAAGTCGTTCGCGGCCTTCACGGTCGAAGCCGGCGCCCGGGTCAGCCAGTCGCTCTATGTGGACGCCTTCTTCGATGCCGGCAACGTCTATCGTGAGGCCCGGCAGTGGGACCCCACCCGGCTCTTCCGGGGCGCGGGATTCGGGGCGGCCGTGGTGTCGCCTCTGGGGCCCATCGGCATCGACCTGGGCTATGGATTCGACAAGGTGGATTCGCAGGGCCGACCGGCGCCGGGCTGGCAACTGCATTTCAAGCTGGGCAACTTCTACTAGAGTCGTACGCACCTTTCATCGGGAGCACAGCATGAAGCTGACCGTCGTGGGAAACTGGGCTTGTCTGGTCACCGTCCTCTGCCTTGCGGCGCCGCTGGCCGCACAGCAGGGAGGGGGGGCGAAGCTCGCCTACGTCAACACGCAGGCCATCCTCAAGCAGACCCCGGGCTACGCCCAGGCCGAGTCGACGTTCACCAAGGAGCTCGCGACTTACCGGAGCGAAGTGCAGAAGCTGCAGGCGACGCTGGATTCATCCGCCTCCGACTTCGAGCAGCAGTCGGTGTTGCTGAGCCCGACGCAGCGCACCGCCAAGCGGAAGGACCTCGAGGGGCAACAGCAGAAGCTGGAGCAGCGCACCCAGGAGCTCCAGCAGAAGGCCGGCACCCGGGAGCGCGAGCTGCTCGATCCGATCCAGGGCAAGGTGAACAGCGTCATCGAGGGCATCCGCGCCGCCGGCAACTACGCGATCATCTTCGATGTGAGCTCGCCCAACAGCGGCATCGTGACCGCCGACAAGTCGCTCGATCTCACCCAGCGCGTCATTCAGCAGCTCAAAGCGGGCAGTTGAACGC
This is a stretch of genomic DNA from Gemmatimonadales bacterium. It encodes these proteins:
- a CDS encoding diguanylate cyclase — its product is MPTLVRHWASANEFPLLVFGQPEEVEAIVLRGHPCLLFVDGNGARPEGVSLVRRLKSDAFTAIVPVTVLAADHHPEQVQSWFGAGSDEVITGIFSPAEQRARLDAMLVRTERDVSVHPSTRLPGTTEIEREIRRRLESTQDFAVCYADLDHFKEFNDRYSYYDGDRVIYLLSRILHDVVKGLLGPKGFVGHIGGDDFIFVVPAAEISPVCSEILDVFDTLIPLQYNEQDRRAGYFFGKDRRGQLHRVPLMTLSIGIVTNRHRRFAHPAQVSELATEMKSYAKTLPGSVFVVDRRQGTNGEERPGSEFREQP
- a CDS encoding UvrB/UvrC motif-containing protein, whose translation is MSCDQCREREAVIHLTQIVNEQVTTLHLCERCAAEKGVDSPGAVAKTPLGSFLAAMGKELPEQSPAPRSSDTCATCGGSLQDFRESGRLGCPDCYRSFEVPLRDLLRRLHGSTHHMGERYAERGEVRSNGREKAAELREQLRVAVESENFELAAELRDRLRVME
- the lysS gene encoding lysine--tRNA ligase; translation: MSEEIDRSVPEEARRTKRAALEASGVPAFAYRFDRSHLAAEALALYQDAMGDEGPAVSVAGRIVALRSQGKTTFLHLEDGSGRMQIYLRSDQLGDCYGLLERLDLDDHVGVSGHLFRTKKGEITVRAATLTLLAKSLRPLPRGKTQVGPEGAVTFGALQDPEVRYRQRYADLAVHPEVRAVFIQRAEAIRFLRRLLDERGFLEVETPILQPLYGGAAARPFMTRHNALDMPLYLRIADELYLKRLLVGGLERVYEIGHDFRNEGMDRTHNPEFTMLEAYQAYADYTDMMELTEAMVAGAVEHCTGTRVLERWGTTLDFSRPFARVQFIDAVRERCGLDLRTAGEEEMRSVLLRAGAEPDAVALLSGGRLQDEVFKTVAEPYLVQPTFVMDYPKALSPLAKEHRRDPSLTERFELFVNGRELANAFSELNDPDDQRRRFEEQGRQRTAGDEEAHSFDADYIRALEYGMPPAGGVGLGVDRLMMTIAGQASIRDVILFPAMRPEG
- the prfB gene encoding peptide chain release factor 2 (programmed frameshift), encoding MSELVENLAELHRRVTELRDFFDLPGKAERLKALEAQQAEAGFWSNADAARSSVQELKALKAWVTPYEELDQSLQGALEMAQLLELEPDEGMQAEVGREAETLAQRVEAFQLQAMLQGPDDRRDALLTIHPGAGGTESQDWAEMLMRMYVRWAERHGFQVAILDLLPGEEAGIKSVSIEIKGEYAYGYLKAEKGVHRLVRISPYDSQARRHTSFASVFVYPDIDDTIEIDLREEDIKMDVFRASGAGGQHVNKTSSAVRLTHLPTGVVVSCQQERSQTKNRATAMKMLRAAIYQKKLEEQEAARAVVEATKTDNSWGNQIRSYVFQPYTMVNDHRTEVKIGDVQRVMDGDLDTFIQAYLKRFGGKAA
- a CDS encoding ABC transporter ATP-binding protein — encoded protein: MSAILEATDLRKVYQGGDGTPIQVLTGVDLAVSRGEFVAIVGASGSGKSTLLHLLGALDVPTGGSVRLDGQVYAEQSPAQLAAIRNRKVGFVFQFHHLLREFTALENVMMPLLIAGEDESRARSRAEELLAAVGLAGRMSHRPSALSGGEQQRAAVARALAADPLVVLADEPSGNLDYGNSERLHELFARLSREFETALVVVTHNRLLAGRADRVLSLEGGRLVPLSGVESMP
- a CDS encoding FtsX-like permease family protein — encoded protein: MAASAAGERADLRAIFRWPSRLEWRIAQRYLRSRRSSRVASLNTIISTGGVAVGVMALIVVLGVMNGLRDDLRERILVANPHLRVLTFGAGLRLDDWRRVLLQVRKQPGVVAAAPEVISQAGITAGQDYGEGVNLVGFDPDTGTRSVTSLPQSIVKGDLSFRATKPGTDGGILLGSRLAARLSVYPGDVVTLVPVTQAKVNPAIGMAVPRFWKFEVSGLFQTGMFQYDNQFVVISREVAQRFTGLGDAVSGIAVRVVDPDRAPEIGAAIEKRLGYPYRVLDWQTQNVSLFSALQLEKLAMGLIIFFIMVVAAFNIVGTLIMVVADKTREIGILRAMGLTSPAVARVFLLQGAVIGVIGTAIGLVVGLTVSYVVDKSGWVRINPAVYFIDHLPVHVEATDALIVVVASLAIALLATVYPSRSAAGLTPVDAIRHE